In Capsicum annuum cultivar UCD-10X-F1 unplaced genomic scaffold, UCD10Xv1.1 ctg1935, whole genome shotgun sequence, a genomic segment contains:
- the LOC124890517 gene encoding uncharacterized protein LOC124890517 — MNGQRKDWSKKLDDVLWAYQTTYKTSIGTSPYRLVYGKACHLPVELEQQAYWVVKKLNFEMTVVGERKLLQLNELDEFRLHAYENSKIYKEKTNRWHDKKIQVGRMTPHGAVELWNKEKKEKFLINGQSVKHYWADHPDKHKESITFAYE; from the exons ATGAATGGGCAGAGAAAAGATTGGTCAAAGAAGCTAGATGATGTACTTTGGGCATATCAAACAACATACAAGACGTCTATTGGGACATCTCCATATCGCTTGGTGTATGGTAAGGCGTGTCATCTTCCTGTAGAGTTGGAACAACAAGCATATTGGGTGGTGAAGAAGCTGAACTTTGAGATGACTGTCGTGGGGGAAAGAAAGTTATTGCAACTAAATGAGCTTGATGAGTTTAGACTCCACGCCTATGAAAATTCCAAGATTTACAAGGAAAAGACCAATAGATGGCATGACAAGAAAATTCAA GTGGGGCGTATGACACCTCATGGAGCTGTGGAGTTgtggaataaagagaagaaagagaagttCCTTATTAATGGACAGAGTGTAAAGCATTATTGGGCGGATCATCCGGATAAGCACAAGGAATCTATCACTTTTGCTTATGAATGA